The nucleotide sequence tcttcttcttcttcttcttcttcttcttcttcttcttcttcttcttcttcttcttcttcttcttcttcttcttcttcttcttcttcttcttcttcttcttcttcttcttcttcttcttcttcttcttcttcttcttcttcttcttcttcttcttcttcttcttcttcttcttcttcttcttcttcttcttcttcttcttcttcttcttcttcttcttcttcttcttcttcttcttcttcttcttcttcttcttcttcttcttcttcttcttcttcttcttcttcttcttcttcttcttcttcttcttcttcttcttcttcttcttcttcttcttcttcttcttcttcttcttcttcttcttcttcttcttcttcttcttcttcttcttcttcttcttcttcttcttcttcttcttcttcttcttcttcttcttcttcttcttcttcttcttcttcttcttcttcttctgaaaaGCCCTAATTAAAGCAAATAGTCAATAGTCATTGTCATTTGAGTGAACTACTATTGCTTGAAGGGGAGGGGGGCTGGCGGGGTGGTGGGAATGGGAGAGGCAGACATGTGGGTGTGGGAAGCTGTGagcaagacaggaaggaagcTACAGCGTTCGtgtttcactgtgtgtgtgtgtgtgtgagagacagTGTAGAGGTGGGGGATGGGATGGAGCGCTGCGGTCGCCTGAGGGAAAggactaccaccaccgccgccgccgccatcaccaccaccaccaccactactgtcgtACCCTCCACACGTAAACGaaacttccttttttattgttattataccTCACGTCCACGCCACGCCCTGCCTGGCCAGGTCCTCTCAGTCATACGCAGGCCAAGGCACAAgactcttcccctccctcccctcgcctcacGTGTCACTCCCCCCAATCTGTGCCGCCACGCTCCACCCGTCCACGGCAGCCGATGTGGCAGGGCACTCACTCTGAGGGACTACCTAAGGCGTTTGTTTGGATGCCACGGGCTGTGATTTGCAGACGCAGGTTTTGCTCTCAACAGTTATCAGTTGGCGACATTTCGTCACACCCGAGCGCTGTTCATATACCTGAGTGCTCCCACATCTCCCTGCGGAATCATGTCACGGCTCCCGGCTTTTCTTTTTCGAAATATCCTTCGTCACGAGATGGCGAGGTCTGCCGCGCCGCGCCGAGAACATTGCCTACGGCGCGGCTGGCGGTGACCCCGCCAGTACAAATTCAAGGCTCGTGCTTCATTATatgagggagggacgggaaggaGCCCACTGGGATGGAGAGCAGCTCgggtgtctcctcctccttcccgccaGGTGAGGAGGGATGGCTATTGCCCTCCGGCCGATACACCAGCCACAGGATTGTCTCCACGGCAGCCTCGTtgtcctccaccttcacctgcaCAGCGTGACAAGTGCTCAAGTGCTGGGTGTCGGAGGTCGTGGGCCCTCGGGCTTTGCCCTTGTGGTGACCTGTGGTGCTCAGCTGAGGGtcagtggtggcggcagtgcGCCCTACCAGGTGTGCCAGACACAACATTTATGTGAGGGattatggagaaggaaaagagaagataggGCGAAGATTGCAGGGGGAATGGTGAAGACCATGCCCACTGCCCCACACCtggcctccccttccctgccctccggGGCCTTCTGTGCCGCAGCACCGCTGTCGCGTCTGCTGCTCCTTCTGGAACCAAAGAAGTCATCCCATCTCTGATGGATGACTGGACGAAATGCGGTGACAGTCTCCAGCGGACGTGGATGTGGAGTTTGACAGCACAGCATCATAATCatcgtcagcagcagcagcaatgtaAACACTGGCCTGGACTGATGTTTTCTACGCACCACCGGAAGGGAGGAGCGGGTGGAACTTTTTAGCTATTCTATCATATCACACGTTATATCtatttgttgttgatggtgattgatatagtgtgtgtgtgtgtgtgtgtgtgtgtgtgcttcctcaCTGGTCCTGCGCGGCGGGTAGTCTTGTCCGTCTGTCCTTCGTAATCGCAAAACACAAGGTCAcaccctccctgcttccctctgcGTCACCAAGATTAGCAAAAATAGACAGTCTTGGTGTCCAGAAAACATAAATTTGGCGCGCCTTCAATTGGAAGGTGCGCTGCGGCGGCCATGAAGGGCGGCCTGAAATGTCTCTCCTTGAATGCATCGCCACAACAACAGGGAAGACGTGGTGCTTCCAGGAAGACTGGATGAAAGGAACTGCCTGAGGGTGTGATGCGAGGCTAAATtttataacgagagagagaaaagatgaacgCATTTCCCCATAAGGATAGGTAACAAGCAAGAAGATGGATACGTCATACTtttcagttattatttttttacttttcttgtaaGTTATAGAAAGTTTAGAGAGGCGAGTAGGTTATGGTAGAATCCTTCTTACCAGTGTGCGGTAATGACTTCAGTGGAATGAAAGAGTGTGCTGCCGCCGCATATGACGCCCAGGGTGCGTTTCTAGTCGCGCGGTGAGAGCGTGGCTCAGGAACGTTCATGTGAGCAATGCACCACTCATTATTGCCGCCCTCATGTCACACCCAGCACCCTTGATGACCACTGGCATCATACGCGCCTGCTGCTCGCAGCACTGGTGGCCTCACACAGTTTAAAAAGAAACTGATGACACTTGCCTTCCTTAACATTCCATTGTTGAGATGCATGGCGGCTTCCAGTCAGTTCGCAGAGACCAAGAAAGGAAGCACATCCAGGGTATTACATCAAGTTTAGGCCATCTACTGAACTTCGCTAGGCTTATATTCCTTCAAGCCTGACACGCCCTACTTTGCCTTCACACTATCCCTGGCCACGGCTCCGCTTTCCTGGTGGCTAGCCGCTGCTCCCCGCCCTGCCGGCCCTCATGACAAAGTTCCAGGGGGTGAAAGTCAACCTTGAGTCACGGCGCGTGGGGGGAGGCAAGACGCGAGAGGCGGCGCCCTGTAGGAAGCAACATTTTTATTGTCTTGCGTGGGCACCAGCATCACcctgtccccctcccctcccctcctgacCTGCCCATGCTGTGCCTTGCTTGTGATTGGCGAGGAACGGAATACAACTCCACCTTTGTTGTAGTGACGCGTGAAACTTTGTCTCGGCACACGGAATGAATAAAGGGATTTGTTCTTGTCTTTGACACTTTGCTCGCGTGGGTTGATCGTGATGGGCTCTAACCTTTGCAatgaccaacacacacaaacacacacacactctgatgaggaaagaaaaatgtttaacgatgcttttttgtttatttcccgCAATCAGTAGCAATGATCAGCGTGTCTTACCTGTCCTGTGTCGAGTCATGTGGGAGGGACAAGTGCAagtagtggagggagggagagaacggGACCTTGAGAGActagaaagggagggggaggaggaggaggaaagcaggggAGAAAATGAGACTTTTTCGTCATTTCAAGTTGATTACGAGAAGTTCTCACGGGGTGGTAGGTGGTCGGGCGAGGGGGAAGGGCAAGATGAAGGCCACCGTGTGAttagagggtgggagagaagaggaggaagggagcgcgCCGCGGACTGTCACTGCCCGGAGACATGGTGGTCCGCCCAGCCCCAGGTATCACTCACGCACTGATCAGCTCTAGATTACATCCATGTCTTTAGGGCAATGCATTATACGTACTTTCCCTTCGTTATTGTCatcagtgataatgatgatggctgtaatggtgatggtgatggtgggggagaggaggaagtaagaagaCAAGCAgaagacgaggacaaggaagagaatgctATGCACTCAACTACTGTAttcaaaagaggaaaaagtttgagatgggattctctctctctctctctctctctctctctctctctctctctctcttggtaggTGTGGCGTCCTCAAGGTGACAGTTGCTCAGTGATGGTACGTCCTGTCTGGCATCTTAACAGTTTCGACTCTTGAcaggatctaactcccctcctcttctgtgTGTGGAGCtgcgagggtgtgtgtgtgtgggcaaggCAGGAGATTATCAGGACATTGAGCTTGTGTTTTTAGAGCAATGCCTTGACATTGTGTGTAAGATATGATAGGGCAGCTGCATCTGGCTAATAGAGTGCAAAAGCAGGGTAGTAATGGCAAGTGTGTGGGGAAGTAGCTTCATGCACCCTAGAGTGTTGGTGCTGATGTAGGAATAGAATGGTCACTTCTCAATATTGTTAGCACAATGCAGAGCCCACATTCTCCTCCTACAGGTTAATTTTATGCCTGCATATCTCTCACATGACAGGCCAGTGACAGAACAGAATTAGCATATTTGATTGTAATGCATATACATATACAGAGGATGTCTTCTGGGGCTGATTTCATTTTATTGTTCATTTGGGAAATACTAACAGAATTATTGTTTCCTCAGGGATGGACGACTGCGTGTTGGAGACGAGATCATCAATGTCAATGGTCGGCGTCTGCGTGGTGTGTCCCTGGAGGAGGCACGGCGAGTTCTGCGCCACACCCCCATGGAGGTGGACATCGTGGTGGCCAGGGAACCTGAACACCTCAGCCACAGCCACACCCGCGCTCATGAGTCTCTATACTCTGACTTTGACGTGGCTTCCCTGGCCAGTGGCCGTGTGGACTCTCGTGTCGAGACAAGGATGGACTCCCGTGTCGACAGTGctggtggagaagaggaaggggacaaCGATGAAGACTGCACTTGCTCCCACTATGGTGATGAAGAGGATGACTTGAATGAAGACTATTTGGGTCACAGACATCACCCTTGCTGCCACTCAGACATATGTGATCTGCCTTGCCTACCAGACACAGGTGCCTACTCAAGGGAACACTCTCATCATCTTGTGTCACGTCGGGACAGCCGCACCTGCTCCAGAGAACTTCCAGACCTGCCAGACCTGCGCCCTGGTGTCCGGCAATGTGCCAAGGACCCTACAGACTTGTCCAGGGATCCCCAGTGCTGCTCATTTCAGCTGATGGGTGAGGGAGACACTCAGAGGCACACTGGAGATGTGAGAAAACCCTTGAGGGTGAGCACAGcacgggaggagggggtggttaCAGCTGTCATGGTGCGCACAGTCTCTGATTGCTCCTCAAGTGAGTTTAGAAGTCCTAGTGGTTATTAGTTCCCATCAGTAAGATTAAAGTATTGTAATCTAAACCTGCTGCACTAATGCATATCTGTGTTATGAgtaagaaattataaaaagataTGTCTGAAGTTGACTATTCCAATCTTCTAGTTAATGAGGTGAAAGAAAGCCTGATTTACTGAAATTCAGGAGTGCCactcctctctccaccctccaccaGGTGAGGACGAGCCACGCCGCCTGCTGCCACTGCTGGAGGATGGAGTGTTTGTCGATCGGTCTCCCTCACAATCCTCCCATGCCTCTGTCAGGGTGAACTCAGCAGCCTCAGTGCACAGTTCTGGCAGCACAGGCAGATGCAGCAGACAGGTGGGTGATGGCCATGGCTTGGTCAGGATAAATAAGAACAGTATACGACTATGAACAGTAATTAACTTCATTCTGTGCTTCCTGTATTTTTGGAATCTTGTCATTTTTATAATGCAGAGATTCAGACAGGACTAGTGCATCCAGAGTTGGTGCACAGACACAGGAACATTTGAATTTCAATACATACAACTTGAAAGAATATGACTTGCCTACTTTAAGTCCAGGTGTTATATGTTTTAATTGGTGCATTTTGTAGGCCGGGAGTTGCTGGAATAACACAATCTTGATGGTTTCCAGGTGTCCCAAAGGACGCagcgctcctcctccacctccacactcCCCCGCAGGCCCAAGTCCCTCAACCTGTCCTTCCACACAGTAGTCTTCGAGAAGGGCCATGGCAAGAAGGGACTTGGGTTTTCCATTGTTGGGGGACGGGACTCCCCTAAAGGCAACATTGGAATTTTTGTTAAAACCATCTTTCCCAGTGGACAGGCCGTGGAGGAGGGAACACTCAAAGAAGGTTTGTCTTatgctttgttttattcttgttttattttacatcTGAACCTCATAATCagttaccatcattatcagaTTTTAGATGGTGAGTTTCATTAAAGTCACCTGACAGCAGTGTTATGCGGGACTTTGTCAAGTGTCTGTCACTATTGCTTCACCTTCGCCCATTATACAATTAAATTTTTTAAACTTATCCATTTAAACTTATCCATTTTACTCTCAACTTCCCTCCATCCACATTATGTACATTATGCCATTGTCTTCACAGGGGATGAGATATTTGCAGTCAATGGAGAAAGTCTGGCAGGGGCAAGCCACTCTGAGGCCATTGCCATGTTCAAGGCTATCCGCTCAGGCAAGGTGGTGCTCCACGTGGGCCGCCGCACACACTCCAAGAAGAGGTGAGTGTGACACTTGTCAGTAAAGGTTGCATAGCATGACACAAACTACCTCCACAAAATATATTGGTCACTAAAATAAACTCAATTGGTGCTCTTATGCTTCAGGAAATCTGCACCACTCTCGTTGATTCAAAAGATATGAACTGAAATTGACAGTAAATAATAAGCCATTTGACTTTGTAATGCACATTTTTACATgtatatttctttatctttcaggGCACAGAAAACAAAGTCTTTTGATGACCTGGATAAATGTGAAGAGTAGTCACACACATTTACAGTGTTCCACAAAGTCAGCATTTTTGCGCAAGGTGTGGACACCTGTAGCTTCCAGTGTCTTGATAATCAAATTTTGATGTCTTATCAGTAGGTTTTATTTATATCATATTTAGCCATAGATGCAGTAAACCAAAGATACTTCACAGGCAGACTTCATTCTTTTATAATGTAATAAAGGAAGATACTCAACTGAACTTCATATGAAGTGTGTTTTTTGATGTTTGTGTGTTGATGTGAGGGTGCTTGCTGTAGTGATGTGTATTCCGAGTACAAGGAAATGTCCTTTTACCTCTGTAAACATTTTAAATTAGGAAGAATATTAGATATATCAATACATTTTTGCATATTTATATACCAGTTTTAATACAATGTCtgtaatttatatatttaatgaaaTGTTTGCCTCTTACTGACATGACACCTTAGCAACCAGCCAACTAATCAACACAAGCTCATGATATATGAATGAGGACTATCTTTACTCTTGTCACTTTGTGTACATATAGTGTAGGTCCTAAGATATGATGAATACAACTTAGTCCTTGCAGTACCTACTGTATGGCTCATATCCAGCTTTAATAAAGTCTTCTTAATGACAAGGCTCCTAAAATACCACCTATTAATTTTAATCTTCATTAAATACCTCATGTGTATATTCACCTTCAGCATTAGGTAAATGACTGGAAACTAGTGATGGCAATGTCATGGATAATATCCTGAAAGGAATGAGACCATTTTTTTGAGTGACCACAGATGAGTATTTGTGCTGCTCAGTATCAAAGCTGCCTGTGAGCAATTGTGGTATTAGACAAGAGTACTTTAATGCTATCAGTCTTGTGCCAACAAATACTACCCCAGCTGTAACCTGCAGCTGCAATTACTTCTTTCTAGGTTCACTAAAGGCTGGATCAATTAAAATTATTCCTCAAATGCTACAACCCAAAGTAATTTCccaaggaacaaaaaaaaaaccatggATAAATTGTATCCCAGAGGCTCCACACAAGACTATCACATCAACATGAATAGATCAACAAAGTTTCAGTAACCAATGTTCAACACCATTTATCCAGTCTTCAAAATTTCCAAAAAGCAGAATAGCTCTACCCAAGGCTCTCCACAACAAAAATGAACTAGAGTAAGTTGAGTTTTTCTGGTATGTCAGCATGGTTTCAAGGGCATGGGAAGACATCTAGATGAGTGGAAAGTGGGTTCATGATGTAAAAAGTTATCCATTGTTATATTGTATAATTGTGGGTTTTGTTTTGCACATGCTTTGCTAATATTTTCTGATGAGTGTTTCATCCTAACCTCTGAGTCCAGAAGATGTGAAGTGGAAAAGAGCCAAGAGAGAATCTTAAGGAATTGGTTTGAGTCATGAGATGTATTATTTATAGCTGCCTGAAGAGATGCATGTACCCAGAAGGCCATACTTGTACATCTACTGTGTTAAGAATGGAAACTTTAGGATGGACAGTTAACACAAGAGGCTTGAGgaggtagaaaataaaaattgtggaGTTCCTATGCTCCAGGCACTTTACACTATCACTAACCTCCCCAATAATTTACATAATTATCATACATTCAGGATCTGCAGTCTACACTGTCCCATGCAAACACTGGTGCCTGGCCTCCAGATACCAGAGTTATACAACAAGGATCAACCTTTAGTAATTTTGAACTCTTGCCCA is from Scylla paramamosain isolate STU-SP2022 chromosome 9, ASM3559412v1, whole genome shotgun sequence and encodes:
- the LOC135103778 gene encoding inaD-like protein, encoding MDPNESSRRAARAEQRTSRWRLGGATPAPPHLTEPSRGAGATCCWRRTATLTAPTARQATGGEPPVYPVPGPPLSTAPPQPPLASKTFRLVRLVKEEAEEGLGLYISGQRLMGYVVAQIIPGGLTDRDGRLRVGDEIINVNGRRLRGVSLEEARRVLRHTPMEVDIVVAREPEHLSHSHTRAHESLYSDFDVASLASGRVDSRVETRMDSRVDSAGGEEEGDNDEDCTCSHYGDEEDDLNEDYLGHRHHPCCHSDICDLPCLPDTGAYSREHSHHLVSRRDSRTCSRELPDLPDLRPGVRQCAKDPTDLSRDPQCCSFQLMGEGDTQRHTGDVRKPLRVSTAREEGVVTAVMVRTVSDCSSSEDEPRRLLPLLEDGVFVDRSPSQSSHASVRVNSAASVHSSGSTGRCSRQVSQRTQRSSSTSTLPRRPKSLNLSFHTVVFEKGHGKKGLGFSIVGGRDSPKGNIGIFVKTIFPSGQAVEEGTLKEGDEIFAVNGESLAGASHSEAIAMFKAIRSGKVVLHVGRRTHSKKRAQKTKSFDDLDKCEE